One SAR202 cluster bacterium DNA window includes the following coding sequences:
- a CDS encoding long-chain-fatty-acid--CoA ligase, whose product MNSNEFLSIAAAIVPEREAIVFEGNRTTFAHLQERSNRLANALADMGIGRGDRVAMMDVNTPAMLEAYFACARLDAIFVPFNYRAKSDEMAHMLNICEPTVLFVGKRYFTTAKDALKDSCPADYVITVEERNGGQWVFYDDVIGASSAEERHFPTAQDSDTTLLLFTAGTTGTPKAVMLSHESFSSYMLSSVEPPDPESAEERNLLCVPMYHIAGMQGALASVYGGRTTVLMRQFDAETWMELAQSERATRAGVVPTMLKQVVEHAKFNDYDLSSLKIITYGAAPMPVEVIKKAIKAMPGVRFINAFGQTETASTITMLPPEDHELSGSPEAIEKKLKRLTSVGKALPDVEVAVMDEEGLPLPSGQVGEVAARGSRIMQGYWRNEQATKGAFHGGWLFTGDLGYMDEDGYLYLSGRSKDFIKRGGEMISPEEVEQALMSHPAVDDAAIIGVPDIDWSERVRALVVKKGGAACSEIELIEYCHQRLASFKRPESVVFVEELPRNALGKVLKRVLREKYCYPIEDAA is encoded by the coding sequence GTGAATAGCAACGAATTCCTTTCCATTGCGGCGGCTATTGTGCCTGAGCGCGAGGCTATTGTCTTCGAGGGCAACCGCACAACTTTTGCCCATCTTCAGGAGCGAAGCAATCGACTGGCCAACGCCCTGGCCGACATGGGGATTGGCCGCGGTGACCGTGTGGCGATGATGGACGTAAACACGCCTGCAATGCTGGAAGCCTATTTCGCCTGCGCCAGGTTGGACGCGATCTTTGTGCCGTTCAATTATCGGGCAAAGTCTGACGAAATGGCCCACATGCTCAACATCTGCGAGCCGACTGTGCTTTTTGTCGGCAAGCGCTACTTCACCACCGCCAAGGATGCTCTCAAGGATTCATGCCCAGCAGATTACGTGATTACGGTGGAAGAGCGAAACGGCGGCCAGTGGGTGTTCTACGATGATGTTATCGGAGCCTCCTCGGCAGAGGAGCGTCACTTTCCAACGGCTCAAGACTCGGACACAACTTTGCTGCTATTTACGGCAGGCACCACCGGCACACCAAAGGCGGTAATGCTGAGTCACGAGAGCTTCAGCTCATACATGCTCTCCAGCGTTGAACCGCCGGACCCAGAGTCGGCTGAAGAGCGCAATCTGTTGTGCGTGCCTATGTATCACATTGCAGGCATGCAAGGCGCATTGGCTTCGGTGTACGGCGGACGCACTACGGTGTTAATGCGGCAGTTCGACGCGGAAACATGGATGGAACTGGCGCAGTCGGAGCGCGCAACCCGGGCAGGTGTCGTCCCGACTATGCTCAAGCAGGTCGTCGAACACGCCAAGTTCAATGACTATGACCTGTCGAGTCTTAAGATTATCACCTACGGCGCTGCGCCCATGCCGGTGGAAGTGATTAAGAAGGCGATTAAAGCCATGCCCGGAGTGCGGTTCATCAATGCCTTCGGCCAGACTGAGACCGCTTCGACCATCACTATGCTTCCGCCGGAAGACCATGAGCTTTCGGGCTCGCCGGAAGCCATCGAAAAGAAACTGAAACGACTTACTTCCGTCGGTAAGGCCCTACCGGACGTCGAGGTGGCGGTGATGGACGAGGAGGGACTGCCGCTGCCTTCAGGACAGGTAGGCGAGGTAGCGGCGAGGGGGTCTCGTATTATGCAAGGGTATTGGAGAAACGAGCAGGCGACCAAGGGGGCTTTCCATGGGGGCTGGCTATTCACTGGGGACCTAGGGTATATGGACGAGGACGGTTATCTGTACCTGTCAGGCAGATCAAAAGACTTTATTAAACGGGGTGGCGAGATGATATCGCCGGAGGAAGTAGAGCAAGCCCTGATGTCCCATCCCGCCGTAGATGACGCAGCCATCATCGGGGTGCCGGACATTGATTGGAGTGAAAGGGTCAGGGCCCTGGTGGTAAAGAAAGGTGGGGCTGCCTGCTCAGAAATCGAACTCATCGAGTATTGCCATCAAAGGCTGGCCAGCTTCAAACGGCCCGAGTCGGTGGTGTTTGTCGAAGAGCTACCCCGGAACGCTTTGGGCAAAGTGCTTAAAAGGGTGCTGAGGGAGAAATACTGCTACCCCATAGAGGATGCTGCTTAA
- a CDS encoding enoyl-CoA hydratase/isomerase family protein produces MEAFDTILYLKDGHVATITLNRPQIRNAFDTRMRDDLWQALEAVRDDTDVKCVVLNGAGFDFCAGADLTEFGAAPSLSVAREVRWERDIWGLFLDMAKPLIASIHGHCIGSGLEMAMLCDIRIVSYDAKFSMPETHLGLIPAAGGTQTISRAIGLAPALELLLTGHVVGAEEASKLGLATKVVSVKSLQAETLNLADRLASLDSKAAAGLKEAIHRGADLPLDRSLELERRLALKLLTTQPS; encoded by the coding sequence TTGGAAGCTTTCGACACTATTCTCTATTTGAAGGACGGGCATGTCGCCACTATCACCCTAAATCGCCCCCAGATTCGGAACGCTTTTGATACCAGGATGCGTGACGACCTGTGGCAGGCGCTGGAGGCTGTACGTGACGACACCGACGTAAAATGTGTTGTCTTGAACGGAGCAGGCTTCGATTTCTGCGCCGGCGCGGACCTTACCGAGTTTGGCGCGGCCCCATCATTATCAGTCGCGCGTGAGGTCCGATGGGAAAGGGATATCTGGGGATTATTCCTAGATATGGCTAAACCATTGATAGCCTCTATTCACGGTCACTGCATTGGCAGCGGGCTGGAGATGGCGATGTTATGCGATATTCGGATTGTATCTTATGATGCTAAGTTCTCAATGCCTGAAACCCATCTTGGCCTCATTCCCGCGGCCGGCGGCACTCAGACTATTTCACGGGCCATCGGCCTTGCGCCGGCGCTAGAGCTTCTGCTGACGGGTCACGTGGTTGGAGCTGAAGAGGCTTCAAAACTTGGGCTAGCCACAAAAGTGGTGTCCGTCAAATCGCTGCAAGCCGAAACTTTAAACCTGGCTGACAGGTTAGCCTCCCTAGACTCTAAAGCGGCAGCTGGTCTGAAAGAGGCAATTCATCGAGGCGCAGATTTGCCATTGGACAGGTCGCTAGAGTTAGAAAGGCGTCTGGCTTTGAAGCTGCTCACCACCCAGCCGTCATAG
- a CDS encoding enoyl-CoA hydratase/isomerase family protein yields the protein MTLVEFRFIKVSYKGHVALLTLSCPSRHNCVTADSARELKEACQQIEHDKRIRAVVITGAGKVFSSGREAYNPPSESATSEDVEGWLDSLRCASALASLPQPSIAAINGDAVDHGLELALACDLRVAARTARLGFTDLARGAIPWDGGSQRLVRLVGKARTLELLLTQRLIDADEALAVGLVNKVEDDGKGALKSATSLASQIAEAAPIAARYTKEAVYMGKDMTLQQGLRLEADLSFLLQTTEDRKQGVESFLSKRKPRFVGR from the coding sequence TTGACGCTGGTGGAATTCAGATTCATTAAAGTGTCCTACAAGGGACACGTTGCATTGCTAACATTAAGTTGTCCTTCCCGGCACAATTGTGTCACCGCGGATTCGGCGCGTGAGCTAAAGGAGGCCTGCCAGCAGATAGAACACGACAAACGTATTCGGGCGGTAGTAATTACTGGCGCCGGCAAGGTGTTCTCCAGCGGACGGGAGGCCTATAACCCGCCTTCCGAAAGCGCCACGTCCGAGGATGTGGAAGGGTGGTTAGATAGTTTACGATGCGCCTCGGCCCTGGCTAGCCTTCCACAACCTTCCATTGCCGCCATTAACGGAGACGCCGTGGACCACGGGCTGGAACTGGCCCTGGCCTGCGATCTCAGGGTAGCCGCCCGCACCGCCAGGCTTGGATTCACCGATCTGGCCCGTGGGGCTATTCCCTGGGACGGCGGCTCTCAACGTCTAGTCCGGCTGGTAGGGAAAGCCAGGACCCTGGAACTTCTGCTAACTCAACGGTTAATCGATGCGGATGAAGCGCTAGCCGTGGGCCTGGTCAACAAAGTGGAGGATGACGGCAAGGGCGCTTTAAAATCAGCTACCAGCCTAGCCTCACAAATCGCCGAAGCCGCACCAATTGCTGCTCGTTATACTAAAGAGGCTGTGTATATGGGCAAAGACATGACACTGCAACAAGGACTGAGGCTGGAAGCAGACCTGAGCTTTCTGTTGCAGACCACAGAAGACCGCAAGCAGGGTGTAGAGTCGTTCCTGTCCAAGAGAAAACCCAGGTTCGTGGGACGCTAA
- a CDS encoding co-chaperone GroES — MVRFTPLGERLIVRPIEQEEKTSSGIILPDTAKEKPQEGEVVAVGPGRTNEDGKRVPMEVKSGDRIIYSKFAGTEYKEAGQEYLILRESDVLAKVSK; from the coding sequence TTGGTTAGGTTTACGCCGTTAGGTGAGAGGTTGATAGTAAGACCCATTGAGCAGGAAGAGAAGACCTCTTCCGGCATCATTCTGCCTGACACCGCTAAAGAGAAGCCCCAGGAGGGTGAAGTGGTGGCCGTGGGTCCCGGCCGCACAAATGAGGACGGGAAACGCGTCCCCATGGAGGTCAAGTCAGGTGACAGGATTATCTACTCCAAGTTTGCCGGCACCGAGTATAAAGAGGCCGGCCAGGAGTACCTGATATTGCGCGAGAGTGACGTTTTAGCGAAGGTATCTAAATAA
- the groL gene encoding chaperonin GroEL yields MPGKQLVFAEEARKSLKIGIDTLADTVKVTLGPRGRNVILDKKFGPPQVCSDGVTIAKEIELPNPFENMGAQLIKEAASKTNDAAGDGTTTSVVLAQAIITEGFKNTAAGANPMAIKRGIEKAVEAVVEELKKMARSVESREQIAQVAALSAHEDSIGNTIADAMEKVGKDGVITVEESKGIQDEIEYVEGMQIDRGYISPYFVTNPDKMEAVIENPHIIITDKKVSAVSDLVPVLEKLIQIGKKDVVIIAEDIDGEALATLVVNKLRGTLNCLAVKAPGFGDRRKAMLEDIAILTGGTVISEETGRKLDSATINDMGQARRVSSSKEETTIVEGKGSEQAIKARINQIRAQIEETTSEFDKEKLQERMAKLAGGVAVIKVGAATEVELKERKARVEDALSATRAAVEEGIVPGGGVALVRAQRALDPLIKKLDDDESVGAGIVRKSLESPVRLIAFNADREGSVILESVRGHKDDYGFDAETGEFGHMFEKGIVDPVKVTRSALQNAASIAAMVLTTESMVTEIPEKEKAPAAPPMEY; encoded by the coding sequence ATGCCCGGAAAGCAGCTAGTTTTCGCTGAAGAAGCTCGCAAGTCCCTTAAGATAGGTATCGACACCCTGGCCGATACCGTTAAAGTTACGCTAGGTCCCCGAGGGCGCAATGTCATCCTGGACAAGAAGTTTGGCCCTCCCCAGGTCTGCTCCGACGGCGTCACCATCGCCAAGGAGATTGAGCTGCCCAACCCCTTTGAAAACATGGGCGCGCAGCTCATTAAGGAAGCCGCCAGCAAGACCAACGACGCTGCCGGCGATGGCACCACTACCTCCGTAGTCTTGGCCCAGGCCATCATCACAGAAGGCTTCAAGAACACCGCCGCCGGCGCCAACCCCATGGCCATCAAGCGCGGTATCGAGAAGGCTGTCGAGGCTGTCGTGGAGGAGCTGAAGAAGATGGCCCGCTCCGTGGAAAGCCGTGAGCAGATTGCTCAGGTTGCCGCCCTCTCCGCCCATGAGGACAGCATCGGCAACACCATTGCCGACGCCATGGAGAAGGTAGGCAAGGACGGAGTCATCACCGTTGAGGAGTCCAAGGGTATTCAGGATGAAATTGAGTACGTGGAAGGCATGCAGATAGACCGCGGCTACATCTCTCCCTACTTCGTCACCAACCCGGACAAGATGGAAGCCGTCATTGAGAACCCCCACATCATCATCACGGACAAGAAGGTCTCCGCTGTCTCTGACCTGGTGCCCGTCCTTGAAAAACTGATACAGATTGGCAAGAAGGATGTGGTCATCATCGCCGAGGATATCGACGGTGAGGCCCTGGCTACACTGGTGGTCAACAAGCTGCGCGGCACCCTCAACTGCCTGGCCGTTAAGGCCCCTGGCTTCGGCGACCGCCGCAAGGCCATGCTGGAAGACATCGCCATCCTTACCGGCGGCACCGTCATTAGCGAAGAGACGGGCCGCAAGCTGGACTCCGCCACTATTAACGACATGGGCCAGGCCCGGCGTGTCTCTTCTTCAAAGGAAGAGACCACCATTGTAGAGGGCAAGGGTTCCGAGCAGGCCATTAAGGCCCGCATCAACCAGATCCGTGCCCAGATTGAGGAGACCACTTCCGAGTTCGATAAGGAGAAACTCCAGGAGCGGATGGCCAAGTTGGCCGGCGGCGTGGCCGTCATCAAGGTCGGGGCCGCCACCGAAGTGGAGCTTAAGGAGCGTAAGGCCAGAGTGGAAGACGCCCTGTCCGCCACCCGCGCTGCCGTGGAAGAGGGCATAGTGCCCGGCGGCGGCGTGGCCTTAGTACGCGCCCAGCGAGCATTGGACCCGCTCATCAAGAAGCTTGACGATGACGAGTCGGTAGGCGCAGGCATCGTCAGGAAGTCTCTGGAGTCGCCCGTGCGGCTCATCGCCTTCAACGCCGACAGGGAAGGCTCCGTCATCCTGGAGTCGGTGCGAGGCCACAAGGACGACTACGGGTTTGACGCCGAGACCGGCGAGTTTGGCCACATGTTCGAGAAGGGCATTGTGGACCCGGTCAAGGTCACGCGTTCTGCCCTTCAGAACGCCGCCAGCATCGCCGCCATGGTGCTGACCACAGAATCCATGGTTACTGAGATACCCGAGAAGGAAAAGGCCCCTGCTGCTCCTCCCATGGAGTACTAG